A part of Ptychodera flava strain L36383 chromosome 11, AS_Pfla_20210202, whole genome shotgun sequence genomic DNA contains:
- the LOC139144388 gene encoding zinc finger protein 556-like, translated as MDFTDAERPDDESSSMKADTAETPMVQSESPGKLDMNDVSPQNLVVKREPNWEDEVSEDSGCQGEENNHGDGANGNHAVRRRNSSELEMEEGQDENKLAFLQNYPRKYTIRRFICELCGIEIRHTAKYERHMFEMHNVTMPYKCNKCSGKRFMRLIQLQVHEDKMHSHKPVETRRKWTQRQFQCPVCQEKITYVAKYQQHMILEHGVMRMFDCRVCGHAMGHYHQYQDHMRTYHPNASVKHYSETESLTNSGSAMGQHSDEGT; from the coding sequence ATGGATTTTACAGATGCTGAGAGACCTGATGATGAGAGTTCCAGCATGAAGGCTGATACAGCGGAGACCCCCATGGTGCAGAgtgaaagtcctggaaaattagACATGAATGATGTTAGTCCACAAAATCTGGTTGTTAAGAGGGAGCCAAATTGGGAAGATGAAGTGAGTGAAGATTCTGGTTGCCAAGGTGAAGAAAATAACCATGGTGATGGTGCCAATGGTAACCATGCGGTGCGGAGGAGAAACTCAAGCGAGTTGGAAATGGAGGAAGGTCAAGATGAAAACAAACTGGCCTTCTTGCAGAACTACCCTAGAAAATATACCATTCGAAGATTTATCTGCGAACTTTGTGGAATTGAGATACGACACACCGCCAAGTACGAGCGGCACATGTTTGAGATGCACAACGTGACGATGCCGTACAAGTGCAACAAGTGCTCAGGGAAACGATTCATGAGGCTCATCCAGCTGCAAGTGCACGAAGACAAAATGCACAGTCACAAGCCCGTGGAGACGAGGCGTAAGTGGACTCAGCGACAGTTCCAGTGTCCGGTCTGTCAGGAGAAAATCACGTACGTGGCCAAGTACCAGCAGCACATGATCCTAGAGCACGGAGTGATGCGGATGTTTGATTGCCGGGTGTGCGGCCACGCCATGGGACATTATCACCAGTATCAGGATCACATGAGAACATATCACCCCAACGCCAGCGTAAAGCACTACTCAGAGACGGAGTCACTGACCAACAGTGGAAGTGCCATGGGTCAACACAGCGATGAGGGTACTTAG
- the LOC139143710 gene encoding uncharacterized protein, translating into METSTANQPSNKSSGVNEEMKLSVGREELKQTVCLLACSLGESEVNKKDEAILDAIHRLNRIITQGGKMIQFASPSQPGPSPQESDSQKPETDVPTDSPVSDVTAEELSGQLPNPARPGVTMVTRNGEINGEMLLECYNGSDDTDLEDYYGIQAESRDSLSSQQGKLSRGITLPPSLSNGIGMTRGMISGIMHPLKISNMSRRKHERQTFTCYKCKERIVCVTNFEKHMMEAHNIGKPWECRFCPGRRFHRLILLEHHYNTMHKNNGEGRRKYTQRQFICDLCHEVVTYVSKFEAHMLEKHGVRKPWRCDQCVNYAAATYHLYMWHVQQYHPNITKHHLEISTVVNNTITINSTNPQALTATTILAPQRPTIPVTLAPTAPTEQRH; encoded by the coding sequence ATGGAGACAAGCACTGCCAATCAACCGAGTAACAAGTCATCTGGGGTAAATGAGGAAATGAAGCTCTCTGTGGGACGCGAAGAGCTGAAACAGACGGTGTGTCTGCTGGCCTGCAGTCTGGGCGAAAGTGAGGTGAACAAAAAGGATGAAGCCATTCTTGATGCTATTCATAGACTTAATCGTATCATAACTCAGGGAGGTAAGATGATCCAGTTTGCTTCGCCATCCCAACCTGGGCCCTCGCCTCAAGAAAGTGACAGTCAGAAACCAGAGACAGATGTTCCAACAGACAGCCCAGTGAGTGATGTGACTGCTGAAGAGTTGTCCGGGCAACTGCCGAACCCTGCCCGACCTGGGGTTACTATGGTGACAAGAAACGGCGAAATAAATGGGGAGATGCTTCTAGAATGCTACAATGGTTCTGACGACACCGATTTGGAAGACTACTACGGAATACAAGCGGAGAGTCGGGATAGCCTGTCGTCACAACAGGGCAAGTTGTCACGAGGTATTACTTTGCCGCCCTCATTGAGTAACGGCATAGGAATGACCCGGGGGATGATCAGTGGGATAATGCATCCGCTCAAGATCTCCAACATGTCACGGAGGAAGCATGAAAGGCAGACATTCACATGCTACAAGTGTAAAGAGCGAATTGTCTGCGTGACAAACTTTGAAAAGCACATGATGGAAGCCCATAATATTGGCAAGCCGTGGGAGTGTCGTTTCTGTCCAGGCAGGCGCTTCCACCGACTTATTCTGCTGGAGCATCACTATAACACAATGCACAAGAACAACGGGGAAGGGCGGCGCAAGTACACCCAGAGGCAGTTCATTTGTGACCTCTGCCATGAAGTTGTCACGTACGTCTCCAAGTTCGAAGCACACATGCTAGAGAAGCACGGGGTGAGGAAGCCGTGGAGGTGCGATCAGTGTGTTAATTACGCGGCAGCCACTTATCACCTGTACATGTGGCACGTCCAACAGTACCATCCAAACATCACCAAGCACCACTTGGAGATCAGCACAGTGGTCAACAACACCATCACCATCAACAGTACCAATCCTCAGGCCCTCACAGCAACAACCATTCTGGCCCCTCAACGTCCGACTATTCCTGTCACCCTGGCCCCAACTGCCCCAACCGAGCAGAGGCATTGA